ccgtttcccgacctcacaggagaccggggcgcggtgcaatcccttgcaatgtgccctcgttgttggcagcgaaaacagcgtactccgccgcggtatctttcccgaggcggagcagcctcagctccctgccggggtcggctcgccgcttgataacgagcgtttccctccgcgatgcgctgggtCGAAAAGCGTCCCTGCGCATGCGTTTCGGTCGGTGGCTCAGCACAGGCTGCCCGTCTCCCGTGCGTGTAGGGGtcgagagcgcgcgcgctcagctcccaaacacacccgcttgcagccgcaaaggcagcttggccgggttgttgccgttggggaaagggctcaggctctctccacgcgcagctcggctcaagggcctcgctggcgggcggcggtgggcgatagGCGCGCGCGGCGATAATGTCGCCTTGAATGCGCTTTGCCTCGGCGGCTAATTCCTCCAGATTACGGAAGCGGCCGCCGCGCAGGTACGCCGAAAAGGTCGGATGTGCCTGCCTGATCACCCGTTCGACGCGTTCCTCGTTCGAGGCATTGGGCTCGGCGATTAAGAAAAGGTCTTGCATCGCccgtacgtactcctgaagcgactcatCAGGAGCCTGGGTACGAAGCCCAAGCTCTCGCCGCATCCTACTCTCGTAGTCAGCGGGTAGGAATTCACGCAGGAATGCCGCGCGGAACTCCTCGAGGGTTGTTGCACGGTGTCCGGAAAGCCtgtaccacctagccgccgagtcagtgagtgcaacagggacgacgcgtccgagtacatcctgatcgttcaaacccagagctctctggtagcgtgcgagggagtaacagtagtccctggcactgagcaggtcaccgtatccgctgtaggtcgggactgccaaccgtacagcggggtgagcgcatttcggaacagccgacagcgttttaactgccccagagagcgcctggatcatttcggcggcgttatgccacgtacacactagcggaaaaacgcgcgcggcgcgccgccggcggcaagacgcgcgccgcgaaagcagccacgaaacgggtttttcttgccgcggcagggatcgctcctggaccgatttcttgcggtttgccgcgtgccgcggatgaaggagaccaatgagagcggcccgcttccgtgacgtgcgcgcgggaaactggtgccatgcggacccgcccgaccgcttgtttctcgtttcgcactatcatctgcacgcgtgagctcccggatagttcgagaaggggagaggagtctagtctgtcacgtgattgccgcagcggcgcgccgccggttggtgtggccgccctgccgctgctgcgttttgccgccggcggcgcgccgcgcgcgttttgcctacTAATTTGCGTTttggcgtactaattaggcgaggtctgaagtggcgaagggtaaacgagacatgtaaagagcatttatggattagtggtacatggcaaggtaaaaagacgtggctgggagtagcttacctatggacaggtagtgatagcagggaaaaaaataaggaattggtcgattgcattagaagcgatattaatgagttcagtaactcgggccaggtgatattagtgggagatatgaacgcgcacatggacgatttagacggatatactgattacaacggctctctagtgctggatttgtgtgatgaacagaaccttatagtagttaacagggaaaataagtgtcatggacaggtaacgtggcaatgcggaaacaggcagtcatgtatcgactacgccttagtctcagaaatggtctacgaacaactggaagaaatgataatagacgaaaatggaaaaaatagcctgggaagcgatcatagacgtttagcattaaagtttgggagagataccagcgcagaacatgaaccaatagcctcagagtttttaaaaatgaatgacgagcaaataacagagatcgcaaacaacatagagaagaaaattgaggcttatcctacagcagtctgggaatataaggaactggtggaggttatgcagcatgaaataaggcggacacggcaatacaactgttggattggaaagaggaaaccacgtaagtggtggaacaaggaaattaaacaagctatagaagagcgtaaagaggcatctagggttcatcgagaagccaaaaagttgggattacaagaagaagaggtgctccttagatggaatacatacagagaaaagaaaagggttgcgagtgagctcgtgcaagagaaaattaaatgcgcaagtgaacgttgggtgcataacattcacaaaagagacaaaggcgccccaaaaagattctggaaccatataaaagccctcggagctccaactagaaactcgcaaacggctataagggatgaagacggtaacatctatgaaggcgatgatgcgctgcggtacatcacagacgttatcaggcataacttcggtacgagaaaaagtgtagttcagacaacagatccagcaacaacagagaggcttgagagatcaaaattcagcatagaaagcttctattggaaaaaggcagcaaaaaatgtccctaacaacacggcagcaggacccgatgaaatcccaatacagctaatcaaaacctcggtccaaaaagcaaggcactgctgactaatgccatagagcaagtgattagaacaaagaatattcccgttggctggcgtgaaagcaagatgaatctcatctacaaaggcaaaggagataaggataagacgagctcgtacaggccagttacagtaacgtcggtgatatatagaatggcaatgcaagccataaaagtagaactgtcgaagtgggtggaggaaaacggtgtattgggggaactacagaatgggttcaggccaggcagacgcttagaagacaatatgtttgtactaactcagtgcatagagatttcagtagctcagaaaagacctttatgggtagcatttctagatattaaaggagcttatgacaacgtagacagggaattgttgtgggatattcttcaatacaaaggcatagatgacgatttcgtggagctgctgagggagatatatcgagacaaccaagtacaagtggcatgggaaggtcgaaaaggaaatgaaatggtgggaattcaccaaggattgaagcaaggatgccctctgtcaccattgttgttcacgctttacgtcaagggcatagaaagacgactggaaaacagcgaattaggttttgatttatcctacatgcgtaatggacaaatggtgcaacagaagatccctggattgatgtacgcagacgacattgtgctactagcggacaataaaaaagatttacagatacttgcgaatatctgtgggaacgcagcgacaaatctaggccttaagtttagcacagagaaatcagggattatgatctttaatgaacacacgagtaacttcgtggtgtcaattcaacagcaagtaatacccacagtgaagcaatataagtacctcggcgtacacataaacgaaggaaagaattactcaagcaaccaccaagataatctgaaaataaaggggaagcggaatgcagcattaatgaaacacagagcactgtggggccacaataagtatgaggtggtgcgtggaatctggaaaggagtaatggtgccagcgctaacattcgcaaatgccattatatgcttaaaatcggatatattggcgggtttagaagttaaccaaagatcagtaggccggttggctttgggagcacacggtaatacgacaaatgaggcagtgcatggagacatgggttgggcctcttttgaagtcagagaagcacaaagcaaaattagttttgaagaaaggctcaggaacatggatgaaaataaatgggcggctaaagtgcacaagtatctctacatgaaaagcgtggacacagaatggaggaagaggtcaaggaagttggcaaccaagtacaggataatcgaaactgtaaatagacaaccaggggtcatcggaaagaaagtgagagaaatagagaccgtgaattggatgcaaagaatggaaacgaaaaggacaatggagatttacaagaatgagaagaaagaaattagaagggaaaatctgtacgataacacaaagggcagtgccttgctatttgaggctcgagccggttgcctaaggacgaaaacatatcggaacaaatattcggaactagatgagacatgtgtatgctgcagtaaagatccagagaccactcagcacatcctaatggaatgcgacgggatccacccagcgagaaccgtaggtaacgtgcaactcccagaagcgcttgggtttaaagtggaaggaaacataaacagatcagccgtagagatcagcaagagacgattagagtactggtggaaaaaaagcagggaaaagatggatacgacctgatctcttaaaatcataggcagcggtacaagctaaatttttgaaaaaggtatacaaaaatgcgagataaagaacatgtgtagtatacctgattaaatcaagcaggctaggtgactattcgtcgccaccccgtttcaaaggggatgccaataaatcatcatcatcatcatcatcatcagcctaaagcccctcaataaaaaaaagtagcgacatcttttgaagattgccgctttcctcctctcctgcccgttctctcggcgctcggccctccgattggccgaatgctgtcacgtgctctcgcgcgctttttttcttgcttgtttttgctcccgccgccatcgcggtgccagagcattgcgagccgtgtatgggggcaccacgcatcgcgtctcctttgcgcttttaaggcgtagtgttcgcgatgccgtgttgctcggcattcgggtgcagaacacgcgaaacagacggcaagcgactcttccggattccatcagcgaagcgagacgcggcgcagaggaaggtctggcttcaaagaatcagccgcgctgatttcaacccaacacaatggtcccggctgtgtgaggtaagcgagcgatacttcaatgatccctaatctcacatgctgccacttgctgtgtgaggcttcgttatttttctccctcctaagtgccgcactgttcgcgctgcatgttcgcgctgtatttgcaactttcgtggcgggatttcatcttgtcctcaaacgcacgtggtttttgttgactcggttatacaatccatggcgttgtgtttgtgtggcctgaatgtatgcgaacggcacattttgagtgtatcgcagtatgttacgaagcggtgacggtacgtagggaaaaatgggcgcttacctgcggaaagacgattagggctatttagttagggcgactttgcgccttcagcaaaaactcaactcggtggtcggcgaagatcatgttcttgtcgctaaaacttgtcgctatcgtcctagatcctcgaggaccgataactatctcgaaaatggtagaaagtgctgcacgtgaaaagtgtgctcagtattctagtcgtgtatcgcgtagcagaacaagagataagtacctgtgctggcggcgagctaaaaaagaaacaccgtatacaagacttcccggcgataataacttgtgccgggaatgttgtgttacgccttatacttgaaggagcgaggttttactgtgaccttgttttctgatttcacgttgcgcaggatcacttcacggatgatcaatttgagccggtgattctgcagagctgtggcacaaaaaaattgaagcgtcaagccattccatcgctcttcgttcatcgaaagcagctgaagccgaggaagccgcctgccaaacggaagaatacaccgtgcacttcaaagacattaccgtctgctggcagcaatgctatccacattgcaacgcccttgattatagagttaactcattcctgcgtggctttgtcagtggccaggacaaacctggatgttaactcatcgtttctgctctgcatttcataagatagtagatacaatacgcacggtagaatttctcggacccgcgcgcagcacatgcaagcggcaatatgatccgcaaaagcagcctcgcatacacctgtaagatgaccgctgccgcgctactcaagtccgcaaaaagaagaagaaaaaatgtgtggagtagtgtaaggcttcctgcaagcgagcgaagccactagcctcattatcgacgaaccacttccgccgaatgatcggtagctcactagtcagtgaaacctgtaagacaactgcatatatacagctggtggatcattcactcccgaagcgtagtcattgttagaggcccgctgtgcacgttagccgctggccaacgaagGACTAGAGCTACTGAAACGcgatgaaccaacgccgaggtcgcgcgtagcatggctcagttaaagcccgacttagaggctttaggctcactgtatcaccgctaatagtacagccatctaagcgcaacggcatttatgcgtcctctcgttgtttcggcagccagtcataacataacgcgaaaaattccgatcaaaatacgagttcaagagcgcgagggacacgtagccacagcgtttcattcggagagcgtctgttCGTTCCGCACCGCGTAgagggagccacggtcgacagaagagagagtgaacgccggcgcaggaggaggagagaggagatggcgctacttttcttcattgaggggttttagttttgccgctagtgtgtacgtgccattatgcaacagcgtctgtgcgcctgctccaaagggagccgttggcgcgttagcggcgcgatcgagcaaggatgaactgacgtccagctcgatgagtggcgcggtttccacagggataccggccagggcgccgccgtccccagagcaaaaagggctcctagcggggtgcgcctgctgtcgttcacagctgccacttgaggcagctatacgtgaattgcttaggccgcttgcagccagcgttgacaaaacaggcgcgtgctcgatcggtgtgccactgggcgccaccgaatgtactccaaagggagacgtatgagcggaattcatggtcgccgtgattgaaggttccccacagggggccgcggcataccactggttttggctgttcaattgagaagcagccagtgttgatacaacaggtgtgtgctcgatcggtgtgccactgggcgccaccgagtgtactccaaagggagacgtatgagcggaattcgtggtcgccgtgattgaaggttccccacagggggccgcggcataccactggttttggctgttcaattgagaagcagccagtgttgatacaacaggtgtgtgctcgatcggtgtgccactgggcgccaccgagtgtactccaaagggagacgtatgagcggaattcgtggtcgccgtgattgaaggttccccacagggggccgcggcataccactggttttggctgttcaattgagaagcagccagtgttgatacaacaggtgtgtgctcgatcggtgtgccactgggcgccaccgagtgtactccaaagggagacgtatgagcggaattcgtggtcgccgtgattgaaggttccccacagggggtcgcggcataccactggttctggctgttcaattgagaagcagccaacgggcaaaagtcggagagggctaaggccccgtttccgcgctgcgctccgtttactcccgaaggagtcaatgatcgggagcgctgcgacatcgcactgcttggcattccaaagggagccgtggcagacgaatgtgcccgtgtgcactgttcggagagggctctggccccattttcaaacaacgctactgctccaaagggagctggtacgtagcgcctcacgttgccgtccccacagggggtcgttacaagcgagggtgcaggagtgcgctgctcaaggggggccctggccccgttctcgagcaacgcggcgtctgctagcactaacaaaggacaaaggtcactacgcctagcagacataacgcggcgaatccaattcgctaaggcgtattgactcggctaagcacagacaaaggcttaatgagcctttgaatccgcgttgggcgccagtgtgggttcttggtgtctcacaggagaccaaccaccgcgggttcgagcttagcgagccacagggccgcgtcagccgtcgcctccagcaccgctcgcgcgcgagctcagaggccgcaaggggctaccgagcgacgcacgcaaaaacacagtaaagccctgagttgacggaaaccgtttactgaaaccgtcggcaccagcactgcacaaacgcccgcacggaggggagccaaaggggtcccgcaccagggcgaaaatacaataacaggcgcctatagcacgtcgcggcgagagcacaggctcaagctgggacacgccgctaggaaaagtcccggcggctatgctacttgctctggcgataaccaatgggtcaactcgcgagagcacgggcaatatccttcggcttaggctttcggcaagtgcggctcggcgaggtacgacctcgcgcgagcactaatggcaccgctcgtcggcttagcgtcgggaaaggatcagcacaaagtacgcgctccccgcacgggcaaaggccacgtgcgcgagctccagtcctagtcacaaaggtgtcggcggacgagaggaaagcatgaacgtaccgtgcgctggtcccggagagaagtccacgcttccccgctagcggccgacaaccggccgcgtagtgacgtcagcgctccgcccccaccgccaaccgccgcgtgcgcagcgccaccgcgggaaccggttaggcggcgcgggcggagaaggaggccagcggggaacgatggcgagggatggcagagcaggcgaagcgcgcgcgatcatgccggcgcaaccctcaatccccacaataTCCAATTGTTTCTTCTGGAGTTGCTTGTTCATTGTTTCGTCAAAAGGCACGATAAAATAAACGCTCTCATTTTTCAACCATATCTCGCACTTGTGAAGCAAAAAATGGCCGCAGGTCATGACAGGCAATGTAAGAGCACTTTTTCTCTCCACAAGTGAAGCTCCTAGCTATTTCAGTATCGGGAAACATTTTCCTGAAAACTTGCACAACGTCTCCACACGAGTTGTATGAGTAATGCAACGACACACTTTTCAGGGTCCACAGAACTTCGTCTTCAATCACTGTGTCATGCTTCCTACAGTCCGAGTCGAGCATTGCACTTCGAAAAGGTACTACTTGCCTCCGCGCTTTGGTTTGTGGCCACATCTGATGTAGCCTCTAGTGGCTGAAGGTAACTGATGACAGAAGGGCTGAACGCAGCCGCCATAGCTCCTGATCGATGCTTTGCACTTTTCGCACCAATCTTCAAAGCAGATTCCCCCATTGATGTGACGCCAAACTTACAGCAGATTGGGCATTTCACTCTGTAAGGGTCACTCACGTCCGGTCTCATCCATTGGTGGTAGCCTCCATCTTCCAGCCAAAAAGGTTGGGAATTGCACTTTCCGCCTGGTATACGTAGGCGCCAAAAGAAAGCACCGTGCAAGCCGACAGTGAGTCGgccaattcaattcaattttattacATACCTTAGAAATGATACATAGTTGTGCATATACAGAAGGAAGTCCCAAGGTTTTAATCACCGTTGGTGGGACCTCCTGTGCAAGTAAACCACCAAAATTACAAAGTAAAAAAGCAAGCAAACGAGAGAGCACATATATTACAAAAGAAAAATACACATATAAGTGCATCAATAACGTTCACTGGTAATGAGATTATTTAGAGCTTAAAAACAGAAAGTGTTttaggttttcttttttcttaaacaaACATTTGCAAACAAGTAACAGATTTCATGAGTGTGGGTAAACTATTCCAAAATGTTACTGAAGAAAAAAGCAAGGTGGATCTACCATAATTAGTACAGATActaggccagagcaagttacgaTGAGTAGCGAAGCGAGTAGAACTGGGATTAGAGAGCACATGTTGTGGAAAAATGTCTAAAGTGAGGTCATCGTTATAAATTTTCAAGAATATAATGCCTATATTATAAAAATAAAGGCTAGACAAAATCAAAATATAAAGATTAACAAAAATGAGAAAGGAAGGTGAAAACCGTGAAGCGAAATTAATAATGCGAACTGCTTGTTTCTGGAGTTTAATCAATGGGGAGAGGTGAACGGAGTATGTATGACCCCATGATGAGATACAGTAGTTTATATGGCTGTGTATAAAGGCGTAATATAGTATTGTGAGGACATGGAGGCAGAAGTAAAATCTGGTTTTAAGGAGGGCACGTATCATAGGTGGAAAGTTCTCATTTtgctgggggggggggctggggcccgactagctttccgaaacctacgcatctctctctctctctctctatatatatatatacacatacccGTTGCTAACAATTTTatatttctcgctttatggcgacAGCAGTTacatcgacactccaggcaaattttcgctttTGTTGtcgccgccgtgatgttccgtattaaatccaaaagccatataaatgagcgaccTGTACACTGTGGGTGTAGGAAAAAGTATGTAACAGGGAGCCGAAAAGGATCGCGGCTTGATGTAAATTGCGACATGGGCCATAAgctaatatgttaaaaacctaattggtgaatttttgttaattagtcgataatgcatttcaattttttgtgcaagtaatatccaccactccgagtagaccagttcatgagctatctgccacaggcaacctttaaaacttttttGAAAGTATTTggtgaaacaccccgtatttatggcctctgcatgcaagaggcggtgtttccatccctaatgcgtaaataattagaagagcttttctaacagtgaagctgttcaagccagccataatttgtggttcaTATCAAGAAACTAAGCAAAAGAAAATATACTTTCTTGCCAAGgctggattcgaacccgcgtacccccggtcccaaggcgagtgtcgtaaccactaggctatacagtcaagcttgcagaacatgcatttgtgcgaaccatatgattgcgttcgagcgtcgtcgtctttgtccacagctggcgtgttcacaagctcgtgctctgcgatgtgaagaggttttgcgcgctatgagagcgagagagagagagagagagagagagagatgcattcacagagcgggtctactggaacgcgttgtcggcattgcaacgcggtgtcggtgctgcaagctgtgctatgcaacgcgcagtgacggccgtaagtccgagacgcgtgaaaagaaattattatcatcatgagtaataaaatgaaaagttcacgcgcacttcctaaaaatgctgggctacgatcgcccagcttcgctgtttcaagcattgcgtggctgagtgcacagttatttttcttttttttatttcgccagtcATTAGCACTGCCTACTGAAAAGAGAATCAACATTGAGAAACATTACACTCACATGCTTTTCATACGCCGTtaatagaagactctgccgaagggtcaccgaagtctgcaggttttttttagggtcaaacaagcacacaaagtaatttgaagtgaggtgaacatacatcaacatattcattctctaggcataggctatccatatagttggctacctccttctctttaaaaaatacagtaaactttgtcctgtgtatatatttaaatttattgtgtctgtgcatggtgttctcagagGAAATTTgtaaaaaatgttgaagtgagaaaacacggatgaggtagccgccgctggtgctacTAATGCAATTGTCTTCccattgtcaggatttgccgaaataaagcgaaagcataaattaaaagccgtgcacgtccgcgcccaCAATAATGCCGTAAGCTTTTACAACAATAAatgtgaaaaggtagaggcaacgcaaaagaatcctcaaattatgtagGTAACAGAACttcggtaatgacactttagggacGGGGGGTAGACTGAGttccccccccccgggaaaactcGGGAGGGGGCttgagccccggagccccccccccgtAGTCAGCGCCTATGGCAAGTATGCCAAAAGATATTCTAATGCAGACTGAAGAAATGTGTTTATGAAACCAAAGATGAGTGTCAACAATGACTCATATCAGATGAAGTAAGAGCCTGGTTGTGGATGAAAAGACAGACATATTTTTCTTGTTTGgtgaatgaaaaagcataaaagaaGATTTTGAAGGGTTAATTGAGAGCCAGTTTGCTGCACAGCACTGCACAAGGAAATTTAAATCTGCTTGTAACTTGGAAATTAAGACAGTAAGGTCAGGGCTGTAAGCAAAGATGgtggtgtcgtctgcatataaaatACACTAAGAGCTGGAAAGGCAAtaaggcaagtcattaatgtatgTTAAGAACAAAAGGGGTCCTAAAATAGATCCTTGGGGAACACCTTTAACAATATATGAGGGATTAGAAAAGCAATGATCAACAACAACAAGCTGCCGTCTAGTATTAGATAAAAAGCTTTTTAGCAGGGATAGCGTTGGCGCAACAATACCATAACACTCAAGTTTCAAAAAAGAATGTTATGATCAATAGAATCAAAAGCCCTagaaaaatctataaatacagaagcTGAAATGTCACCATGATCAATGTAAGATTTAATATTATCTATGAAACATGTGATGGCAGTGTCAgtagacaaccctgagcagaaaccAAACTGAGAAGAAGCTAATATGTTAAATTTCATGTAGTACTTGTGTAGTCTTGTTTCAAACAATTTCTCTAGAACCTTGTCAAGGAAAGGAACAACAGAAATCGGAGAATAATTTTCACATAAAGATTTCACACCTTTTTTCCAGACAGGCATGACCTTCGCAACCTTGAACTGGTCATGGAAAGCACCAGAACTGAAAATAAGGTTAAATATGTGGCTTAAAATGGGTGAGATTGTAGAACAAATTAATTTAACGTGTTTTGCGGAGATGTTGTCCGAACCAGGGCCAGTTGATTTTAAACCTATAATGACGGATTCAATTTCTTCAGGGTTGGTGggttgaagaaaaaaagattgtgGTTGACGGGCGAAGGAAGGCGAAAAATCAGGACTGTCACGGAGGGTAGTATGTGCCGAAGAGTAATCACTGAAGGCATTAGCTATCTCATGCGGTGATCTTATGATCGCACCATTTATAGATAGTGATGTAATCGGGTCATGTGAATCAGAATTACTTAAGAATTCAGTTACCAACTGCCATTTTCTTTTAGTATTATTACCGCATTGTTAAATTTGGTGTTCATAAAAGCTGCGTTTTGCATTTTTAAGAAGTGTGGATAAAGCGTTTGAATAATGCTTATATCGTGCTTTAAGGCAGATGTTGAACGGCTGGCACTTCGTTTTTTTGTAGaggttggctttttttttttttttcaaacaacgTAACAGAGAATTGGATAGCCAGGGGCAAAGGGGAGCATGATAACGTTGCTGAAAGGACAGGACGGTAGTGCATGATTTCACAGCAGTATTAATAATGTGGGTAAGTTTGGTTAACGCAACTTCAGGATCTAGAGCTTCAAGAACCGGCAACCAGTC
The DNA window shown above is from Dermacentor silvarum isolate Dsil-2018 chromosome 1, BIME_Dsil_1.4, whole genome shotgun sequence and carries:
- the LOC125944230 gene encoding uncharacterized protein LOC125944230, producing the protein MIQALSGAVKTLSAVPKCAHPAVRLAVPTYSGYGDLLSARDYCYSLARYQRALGLNDQDVLGRVVPVALTDSAARWYRLSGHRATTLEEFRAAFLREFLPADYESRMRRELGLRTQAPDESLQEYVRAMQDLFLIAEPNASNEERVERVIRQAHPTFSAYLRGGRFRNLEELAAEAKRIQGDIIAARAYRPPPPASEALEPSCAWREPEPFPQRQQPGQAAFAAASGCVWELSARALDPYTHGRRAACAEPPTETHAQGRFSTQRIAEGNARYQAASRPRQGAEAAPPRERYRGGVRCFRCQQRGHIARDCTAPRSPVRSGNGIAGRS